A single window of Modestobacter italicus DNA harbors:
- a CDS encoding LCP family protein encodes MAFDDGARPLPPHLDPRAGRSAHPAAPGRGGSRLAVVARVVAALLSLALLLGSGWGWYLARVAEASIGRTDAIPTEGNTDAQGSDHAGKAMNLLLVGRDSRAGLTAEQAAEFSTGDPEGLLNTDTMILVHIPADGSAAAFVSIPRDLYVSIPGYGESKLNSAFGRGYNDEEGSEADKEAAGARLLIQTISGVTGVQIDHFAEINLLGFINISSIVGGVEVNLCNATDDPLSGAHFEAGEQTISGAEALAFVRQRHGLPSELDRQVRQQVFLAGLIRNVLSQDLLLNPVKQRQVIQQVGTSVTVDQGLNLFDLAAQMQSVKPDEISFQTIPGLVDARTDAGDVLEPADPDALKEFFASLSAGADPDAAAPSVEAADPADVTVSVLNGSGVSGAAATAADALAAAGFDASSGGNAAATDVTTVSAATGDEALAAAVAAEVPGAAVTVDDSLASGTVQLVLGADSNGIGQPVSAKAPETAPGTYASSERTAEDTSCIA; translated from the coding sequence ATGGCGTTCGATGACGGGGCCCGGCCGCTGCCGCCGCACCTGGACCCGCGCGCCGGGCGCTCGGCGCACCCGGCCGCACCCGGCCGAGGGGGCTCCCGGCTGGCCGTGGTGGCCCGGGTCGTCGCGGCGCTGCTGAGCCTGGCCCTGCTCCTGGGCAGCGGCTGGGGCTGGTACCTGGCCCGGGTGGCCGAGGCCAGCATCGGGCGCACCGACGCGATCCCGACCGAGGGGAACACCGACGCCCAGGGCAGCGACCACGCCGGCAAGGCGATGAACCTGCTGCTGGTCGGGCGGGACTCGCGGGCCGGCCTGACGGCCGAGCAGGCCGCGGAGTTCAGCACCGGTGACCCCGAGGGCCTGCTCAACACCGACACGATGATCCTGGTGCACATCCCGGCGGACGGGTCGGCCGCGGCGTTCGTCTCCATCCCGCGCGACCTCTACGTGTCGATCCCGGGCTACGGGGAGTCCAAGCTGAACTCGGCGTTCGGCCGCGGCTACAACGACGAGGAGGGGTCGGAGGCCGACAAGGAGGCCGCCGGGGCCCGGTTGCTGATCCAGACGATCAGCGGCGTCACCGGCGTCCAGATCGACCACTTCGCCGAGATCAACCTGCTGGGCTTCATCAACATCAGCAGCATCGTCGGCGGCGTCGAGGTGAACCTGTGCAACGCCACCGACGACCCCCTGTCGGGTGCGCACTTCGAGGCGGGTGAGCAGACCATCAGCGGGGCCGAGGCGCTCGCCTTCGTCCGGCAGCGGCACGGTCTGCCCAGCGAGCTCGACCGGCAGGTGCGCCAGCAGGTCTTCCTCGCCGGGCTGATCCGCAACGTCCTGTCGCAGGACCTGCTGCTCAACCCCGTCAAGCAGCGCCAGGTCATCCAGCAGGTGGGCACCAGCGTGACGGTCGACCAGGGGCTCAACCTCTTCGACCTGGCCGCGCAGATGCAGTCGGTGAAGCCCGACGAGATCTCGTTCCAGACGATCCCGGGGCTGGTCGACGCCCGGACGGACGCGGGCGACGTCCTCGAGCCGGCGGACCCGGACGCCCTCAAGGAGTTCTTCGCCTCGCTGAGCGCCGGCGCGGACCCCGACGCGGCCGCGCCGTCGGTCGAGGCGGCCGACCCCGCCGACGTCACGGTCAGCGTGCTCAACGGGTCCGGCGTCTCCGGCGCGGCGGCGACCGCCGCCGACGCGCTCGCCGCGGCCGGCTTCGACGCCAGCAGCGGGGGCAACGCCGCCGCCACCGACGTCACGACGGTCAGCGCCGCGACCGGGGACGAGGCACTGGCCGCCGCGGTGGCCGCCGAGGTCCCCGGGGCGGCGGTCACCGTCGACGACTCACTCGCCTCGGGCACCGTCCAGCTGGTGCTCGGCGCGGACTCGAACGGCATCGGTCAGCCGGTCAGCGCGAAGGCCCCGGAGACCGCGCCCGGCACCTACGCCAGCAGCGAGCGCACCGCCGAGGACACCAGCTGCATCGCCTAG
- a CDS encoding ring-opening amidohydrolase, translated as MPAPIEVRKVPLHNVSDASELAKLIDDGVMDADRVVAVIGKTEGNGGVNDYTRIIADRAFREVLLEKGSRSKEEVGEIPIVWSGGTDGVISPHATIFATLPEDAVEKTDEPRLTVGFAMSETLLPEDIGRLTMVEKVAEGVRRAMAEAGITDPADVHYVQTKTPLLTIETIREAKSRGQETYYDEPHGSMDLSNGTTALGIALALGEIEMPEQKQVMRDFSLFSAVASCSSGVELDRAQIVVVGNARGHGGTYRIGHSVMNDALDQDGIWNAIRDAGLDLPERPHTSDLGDRLVNVFLKCEADPTGYVRGRRNAMLDDSDVFWHRQIKATVGGVAASVTGDPAVFVSVAAVHQGPSGGGPVAAIVKA; from the coding sequence GTGCCCGCACCGATCGAGGTCCGCAAGGTCCCGCTGCACAACGTCAGCGACGCCTCCGAGCTCGCCAAGCTGATCGACGACGGCGTCATGGACGCCGACCGCGTCGTCGCCGTCATCGGCAAGACCGAGGGCAACGGCGGGGTGAACGACTACACCCGGATCATCGCCGACCGCGCGTTCCGCGAGGTGCTGCTGGAGAAGGGCAGCCGCAGCAAGGAGGAGGTCGGGGAGATCCCGATCGTCTGGTCCGGCGGCACCGACGGCGTGATCAGCCCGCACGCGACCATCTTCGCCACGCTGCCGGAGGACGCGGTCGAGAAGACCGACGAGCCGCGGCTGACCGTCGGGTTCGCGATGAGCGAGACCCTGCTGCCCGAGGACATCGGCCGGCTCACCATGGTCGAGAAGGTCGCCGAGGGCGTGCGCCGGGCGATGGCCGAGGCCGGGATCACCGACCCCGCCGACGTCCACTACGTGCAGACCAAGACGCCGCTGCTGACCATCGAGACGATCCGCGAGGCGAAGTCGCGCGGCCAGGAGACCTACTACGACGAGCCGCACGGCTCGATGGACCTCTCCAACGGGACGACGGCCCTGGGCATCGCGCTCGCCCTGGGCGAGATCGAGATGCCGGAGCAGAAGCAGGTCATGCGCGACTTCTCGCTGTTCAGCGCGGTCGCCTCGTGCTCCTCGGGCGTGGAGCTGGACCGGGCGCAGATCGTCGTCGTCGGCAACGCCCGCGGGCACGGCGGCACCTACCGGATCGGCCACTCGGTGATGAACGACGCCCTGGACCAGGACGGCATCTGGAACGCCATCCGGGACGCCGGCCTCGACCTCCCCGAGCGGCCGCACACCTCCGACCTCGGCGACCGGCTGGTCAACGTCTTCCTCAAGTGCGAGGCCGACCCGACCGGCTACGTGCGCGGCCGGCGCAACGCGATGCTCGACGACTCCGACGTCTTCTGGCACCGGCAGATCAAGGCCACCGTCGGTGGGGTCGCCGCCTCGGTGACCGGCGACCCGGCGGTGTTCGTGTCGGTGGCCGCGGTGCACCAGGGCCCGTCCGGCGGCGGTCCGGTCGCCGCCATCGTCAAGGCCTGA
- a CDS encoding carbamate kinase has protein sequence MTLPRRVVIALGGNAMTGPDGSATPGAQRDAIAVAARHIAEVVATGAQVVLTHGNGPQVGNLLVKNELAAHEVPPVPLDWNVAQTQATIGFTLTDELDAALAGRGLPQRTAALVTRTLVDPRDPGFTSPTKPVGRFLPADQAQRFVDLGQRWEDRGERGWRRVVASPEPLSVVDVPAIAALGAAGFVVVCAGGGGVPVVDDGPDGAALRGVEAVIDKDLTAALLARELGADTLVIATDVPHVMVDFGTPHARALHRVTAAELRELAAAGQFARGSMGPKVEAALRFVERGGTRAVITTLESISDAVSGDDVGTLLVAT, from the coding sequence ATGACCCTCCCTCGTCGCGTCGTGATCGCGCTCGGGGGCAACGCCATGACCGGCCCCGACGGGTCGGCGACGCCCGGTGCGCAGCGCGACGCGATCGCCGTGGCCGCCCGGCACATCGCTGAGGTCGTCGCGACCGGCGCCCAGGTGGTGCTCACCCACGGCAACGGGCCGCAGGTGGGCAACCTGCTGGTGAAGAACGAGCTGGCCGCCCACGAGGTCCCCCCGGTCCCGCTGGACTGGAACGTCGCCCAGACCCAGGCGACCATCGGCTTCACCCTCACCGACGAGCTCGACGCGGCCCTCGCCGGCCGAGGGCTCCCCCAGCGCACCGCGGCGCTGGTCACCCGCACGCTGGTCGACCCCCGCGACCCCGGCTTCACCTCCCCCACCAAGCCCGTCGGCCGGTTCCTGCCCGCCGACCAGGCCCAGCGGTTCGTCGACCTGGGTCAGCGCTGGGAGGACCGGGGCGAGCGCGGCTGGCGCCGAGTCGTCGCCTCCCCCGAGCCGCTGTCGGTCGTCGACGTCCCGGCGATCGCCGCGCTGGGCGCCGCCGGCTTCGTGGTCGTGTGCGCCGGCGGTGGCGGCGTCCCGGTGGTGGACGACGGCCCGGACGGCGCCGCCCTGCGCGGCGTGGAGGCCGTGATCGACAAGGACCTGACCGCTGCGCTGCTGGCCCGCGAGCTCGGCGCCGACACCCTGGTCATCGCCACCGACGTCCCGCACGTGATGGTCGACTTCGGGACGCCGCACGCCCGCGCCCTGCACCGGGTCACCGCCGCGGAGCTGCGGGAGCTCGCCGCCGCCGGCCAGTTCGCCCGCGGCAGCATGGGCCCGAAGGTCGAGGCCGCGCTGCGCTTCGTGGAGCGGGGCGGCACCCGGGCCGTGATCACCACGCTCGAGTCCATCTCCGACGCCGTCAGCGGTGACGACGTCGGCACCCTGCTCGTCGCCACCTGA
- a CDS encoding PHP domain-containing protein has translation MLPPDNHVHSEFSWDTGPRASLLRACAHAVDIGLPAVAFTEHLDFTVWDAADRATAQGLKDRHPANQLPIDVDLYAETIWEARERYPQLRVWSGVEAGEPHLFGASVAAHLQAAPVDRVLGSLHSLPVDGRLMGVNRLLHAPGIDVVATMRRYLTEMVAMIEHSDVFQVLAHCDFPRRYWPGGRDEYPEAVFEEEYRAVFRALAGSGRALEVNTTSPLWSVELLRWYREEGGDAVSFGSDGHQPHLVGQRFELAVDVVEQAGFRPGRDRFDFWRR, from the coding sequence ATGCTGCCGCCGGACAACCACGTGCACTCCGAGTTCTCGTGGGACACCGGCCCACGGGCCTCCCTGCTGCGCGCCTGCGCGCACGCCGTCGACATCGGGCTGCCCGCCGTGGCCTTCACCGAGCACCTGGACTTCACCGTCTGGGACGCCGCCGACCGGGCGACCGCGCAGGGGCTCAAGGACCGGCACCCGGCCAACCAGCTGCCGATCGACGTGGACCTCTACGCCGAGACCATCTGGGAGGCCCGCGAGCGCTACCCCCAGCTGCGCGTCTGGTCCGGGGTCGAGGCGGGCGAGCCGCACCTGTTCGGGGCCAGCGTGGCCGCCCACCTGCAGGCCGCACCGGTCGACCGCGTGCTCGGGTCGCTGCACTCGCTGCCGGTCGACGGCCGGCTGATGGGCGTCAACCGGCTGCTGCACGCGCCGGGCATCGACGTGGTCGCGACGATGCGCCGCTACCTGACCGAGATGGTCGCCATGATCGAGCACAGCGACGTCTTCCAGGTGCTGGCGCACTGCGACTTCCCCCGGCGCTACTGGCCCGGGGGCCGCGACGAGTACCCCGAGGCGGTGTTCGAGGAGGAGTACCGGGCGGTGTTCCGGGCCCTCGCCGGGTCAGGCCGGGCGCTGGAGGTCAACACCACCAGCCCGCTCTGGTCGGTGGAGCTGCTGCGCTGGTACCGCGAGGAGGGTGGCGACGCGGTGAGCTTCGGCAGCGACGGGCACCAGCCGCACCTGGTCGGCCAGCGGTTCGAGCTCGCCGTCGACGTCGTCGAGCAGGCCGGCTTCCGACCGGGGCGGGACCGCTTCGACTTCTGGCGGCGCTGA
- a CDS encoding RecQ family ATP-dependent DNA helicase → MSTAVETDLADEALGVLRELTGRPEAVFREGQDAAVAALVERQERALVVQRTGWGKSAVYFVSTALLRRRGKGPTLLVSPLLALMRDQVAAAARAGIKAVEISSSNVTEWDDINARLAADDVDVLLVSPERLTNPRFRDEQLPALVSRCGLLVVDEAHCVSDWGHDFRPDYRRIRDLLGQLPAGTPVLATTATANERVVADVAEQLGAGGVGVTTVRGPLARDSLRLGVLRLDTDRARLAWLAAHLEELPGSGIVYTLTVAAAEETAALLRDSGHEVRAYTGRLDDADRKDAEEALRENRVKALVATSALGMGFDKPDLGFVVHLGAPSSPVSYYQQVGRAGRAVDHADVLLLPGPEDLAIWQWFATSSMPREDHAAAVLTAMADGKAWSVARLETVADVRRSRLELLLKVLAVDGAVERVQGGWRSTGVPWVYDADRYTRVTATREAEQRAMIAYARPVGDAECRMAFLQEALDDPTAAPCGRCDVCAGAWYPTDIPAGASQAASARLDRPGVELAPRAQWPTGADRLGVQVKGKIAAAEQVETGRAVARLTDLGWGQRLRTLLGDDGVGGVATLAEDLEAPSIEEDPDAAYDVSHRVIRPGLPSDAPPDEELLKACARVLGAWDWARRPGAVVAMPSRRRPALVAGVAQGLAGLGRLPYLGALDLAHGGPTGGPGGNSAFRLAGVWQRIVVGPELRSRLADLGDAPVLLVDDLADSRWTMTVAGRELRLAGAGAVLPFVLALSA, encoded by the coding sequence ATGAGCACCGCTGTCGAGACCGACCTGGCCGATGAGGCGCTCGGCGTCCTGCGCGAGCTCACCGGCCGCCCGGAGGCGGTGTTCCGGGAGGGGCAGGACGCCGCGGTCGCCGCGCTGGTCGAGCGCCAGGAGCGCGCCCTGGTCGTGCAGCGCACCGGCTGGGGCAAGTCCGCCGTCTACTTCGTCTCCACCGCCCTGCTGCGCCGCCGCGGGAAGGGCCCGACGCTGCTGGTCAGCCCGCTGCTGGCGCTGATGCGCGACCAGGTCGCGGCGGCCGCGCGAGCCGGCATCAAGGCGGTGGAGATCTCCAGCTCCAACGTGACCGAGTGGGACGACATCAACGCCCGGCTGGCCGCCGACGACGTCGACGTCCTGCTGGTCTCGCCCGAGCGGCTGACCAACCCCCGGTTCCGCGACGAGCAGCTGCCCGCGCTGGTGTCCCGCTGCGGTCTGCTCGTCGTCGACGAGGCGCACTGCGTCTCCGACTGGGGGCACGACTTCCGCCCCGACTACCGCCGGATCCGCGACCTGCTCGGTCAGCTCCCCGCCGGGACCCCGGTCCTGGCGACGACGGCGACGGCGAACGAGCGGGTCGTCGCCGACGTGGCCGAGCAGCTCGGTGCCGGCGGGGTGGGGGTCACCACCGTGCGGGGTCCCCTCGCCCGTGACTCGCTGCGGCTCGGGGTGCTGCGGCTGGACACCGACCGCGCCCGGCTCGCGTGGCTGGCCGCCCACCTGGAGGAGCTGCCGGGCAGCGGCATCGTCTACACGCTCACCGTCGCCGCGGCCGAGGAGACCGCTGCGCTGCTCCGGGACTCCGGGCACGAGGTGCGCGCCTACACCGGCCGGCTCGACGACGCCGACCGCAAGGACGCCGAGGAGGCGCTGCGCGAGAACCGGGTCAAGGCGCTGGTCGCCACCTCCGCGCTGGGCATGGGGTTCGACAAGCCCGACCTGGGGTTCGTCGTCCACCTGGGGGCGCCGTCGTCACCGGTCAGCTACTACCAGCAGGTCGGTCGCGCCGGCCGCGCGGTCGACCACGCCGACGTGCTGCTGCTGCCCGGGCCGGAGGACCTCGCCATCTGGCAGTGGTTCGCCACCTCGTCGATGCCGCGGGAGGACCACGCGGCCGCGGTGCTGACCGCCATGGCTGACGGCAAGGCCTGGTCGGTCGCCCGGCTCGAGACCGTCGCCGACGTCCGCCGGTCGCGGTTGGAGCTGCTGCTTAAGGTGCTCGCGGTCGACGGCGCGGTGGAGCGGGTGCAGGGCGGTTGGCGCTCGACCGGCGTGCCCTGGGTCTACGACGCCGACCGGTACACCCGGGTGACGGCGACCCGCGAGGCCGAGCAGCGGGCGATGATCGCCTACGCGCGCCCGGTCGGCGACGCGGAGTGCCGGATGGCGTTCCTGCAGGAGGCGCTCGACGACCCGACGGCGGCCCCCTGCGGCCGGTGCGACGTCTGCGCCGGTGCCTGGTATCCCACCGACATCCCGGCAGGTGCGTCGCAGGCCGCCTCCGCCCGGCTCGACCGCCCCGGGGTGGAGCTGGCGCCGCGGGCGCAGTGGCCGACCGGGGCCGACCGGCTCGGGGTCCAGGTCAAGGGCAAGATCGCGGCCGCGGAGCAGGTGGAGACCGGCCGGGCCGTGGCCCGGCTCACCGACCTGGGCTGGGGCCAGCGGTTGCGCACCCTGCTCGGTGACGACGGCGTGGGCGGGGTGGCCACGCTCGCCGAGGACCTCGAGGCGCCGTCGATCGAGGAGGACCCGGACGCGGCCTACGACGTCTCCCACCGGGTGATCCGGCCCGGGCTGCCCTCCGACGCGCCGCCGGACGAGGAGCTGCTCAAGGCCTGCGCCCGGGTGCTGGGCGCCTGGGACTGGGCGCGTCGTCCCGGGGCGGTCGTCGCCATGCCGTCCCGCCGTCGCCCGGCCCTGGTGGCAGGCGTGGCGCAGGGGCTGGCCGGGCTCGGCCGGCTGCCCTACCTGGGCGCGCTCGACCTGGCCCACGGTGGCCCGACCGGCGGCCCGGGCGGCAACAGCGCCTTCCGGCTCGCCGGTGTCTGGCAGCGGATCGTGGTGGGGCCGGAGCTCCGCTCCCGGTTGGCCGACCTCGGTGATGCACCCGTCCTGCTGGTGGACGACCTGGCCGACTCCCGCTGGACGATGACCGTGGCCGGCCGGGAACTGCGCCTGGCCGGCGCGGGGGCTGTCCTGCCCTTCGTCCTCGCCCTGTCCGCTTGA
- a CDS encoding alpha-ketoglutarate-dependent dioxygenase AlkB, translating to MSLAHQPSMWDVAEEPALTPLTGRVTRHQLSHGAWVDHLPGWVEGSDQVLDVLLGDIGWREDRRQMYDREVTVPRLLRWYGGDETLPHRTLTDARRDLNAYYRPELGEDFVTAGMCLYRDGRDSVAWHGDRIGRSRTEDTMVAIVSFGSPRPLLLRPVGGGESLRFPLGHGDLVVMGGSCQRTWEHCIPKTTKAVGPRVSVQYRPRGVA from the coding sequence ATGTCTCTCGCGCACCAGCCGTCCATGTGGGACGTCGCCGAGGAGCCGGCGCTCACACCGTTGACCGGTCGGGTGACCCGGCACCAGCTGTCGCACGGTGCCTGGGTCGACCACCTCCCCGGCTGGGTGGAGGGCTCGGACCAGGTGCTCGACGTCCTGCTCGGGGACATCGGCTGGCGGGAGGACCGGCGGCAGATGTACGACCGGGAGGTCACCGTGCCCCGGCTGCTCCGCTGGTACGGCGGCGACGAGACGCTGCCGCACCGCACGCTCACCGACGCCCGGCGTGACCTCAACGCGTACTACCGCCCCGAGCTCGGCGAGGACTTCGTGACGGCCGGCATGTGCCTCTACCGGGACGGCCGCGACAGCGTCGCCTGGCACGGCGACCGGATCGGCCGCAGCCGCACCGAGGACACGATGGTCGCGATCGTCTCCTTCGGGTCACCCCGACCGCTGCTGCTCCGCCCGGTCGGTGGCGGGGAGAGCCTCCGCTTCCCCCTGGGGCACGGCGACCTCGTCGTCATGGGGGGCTCGTGCCAGCGGACGTGGGAGCACTGCATCCCCAAGACGACGAAGGCGGTCGGACCACGGGTCAGCGTGCAGTACCGCCCCCGGGGGGTGGCCTGA